A stretch of DNA from Anaerobacillus isosaccharinicus:
TTAACAAGCCTATAACAGAAGTTTTTCGTTACCTTGAAGATTTAAATAATCGCCCGAATTGGGAACCAGGGGTAGTTAGCGTAGAGATACTTAACGGTAAATATGAAGAACCTGGTTCGACTATTCAAATAACGAACCAAGCTTTAGGAAAAAAAATGGAGACAATCGCCGAGGTAATTGAGTACAAGGAAAATGAACACGTCATATGTCGCGCCCAAAAACCTTTTTTTCACGAGGTCAGCAATCTTTACGAAGACCTAAACGGGCAAACCAAGTTCACTCGTAAGGCAACAGCAGATTTTGACCGACAAGGTGGAGTAACGAAACTAGCTTCCTCCTTAATTGTAAAAAAATTAGAAAAGTCGTTTCAGAAAACTGTCCTAACGGCTAAAGAAGTACTTGAAAAAAATTAGCTTAAATCGTAAAACAGTACTAGTAATACCCCTGGAACAAATAAATTTTTCATTTAAGAGGAGCACGGTGAACTCAGCACCGTGCTCCATTTATGCTCTGTTTTTAAAATTAATCAAACGTTTGATTAAAGCCTATCACGGGGAAACTCAATAGGCTTTATTTAAATTAACTACTCATCGATTTTATTGTAAACTACCGGAGTTTTAAACTGCCAATCCTTCCACGTTTTATCAACGGTTACTAGCTCAGTCATAAAATGACTTACATTAATTCTGCTCGTTTTACCCGCATTGAATATTGGGCTTCTTGTAGGTAATTCGCATATTTCATAAGAACTAACTTCATCATGGTTAACTAACGTATCAGGTCGTACTAATACCCATTCTATCGTCTCGTCCTTTTCACCAATTTCGGTAATCAGATAGTTTGCAGCCTTGAGGTTATCTCGGTGGGGAGGGAGCAAGAGCTTCAGGAAGGAATCGATGATTTTCTCTCCGATAGATTTTGTCTCACCAGATAAAATATTCGTATAACCTGTTGTACTCATAAGAATCAGCTTTATTTTTTCGTCAGCCTTGTTTTTGGCAAGCTCACTTACTCTTTTTATTGTATCAAACACTAAATAACGAGGTTTACCAAACATACCTTTTGGGGTAACATTGTGACCAAGACAAGAGATAATGACATTGCATTCACGTAGAAGGTGTTTCATCTCATAATCATCTAATTCGTTGATATTTCCCTTTAAGATTTCCACCAATGGATTTTCTTCGACATCTTTAGGAAGAACTGCAGTTTTTCTAATGAGAACCCGGGTATTGATTTGCTTTTTGATTAATTGCCTGACAACTTGTTTACCGGTAGCTCCGCTAGCCCCAAGAACTAGTACTCTCATATTCTACTTCCTTTCTCATTTTGATTTTTTTCAATAGGATTGAAACCTCTAACCAGCAGATAGAATGCTAAAATTAATTCGCATAAAGCTAATGGAGCATTGAAAATAAAGTAGGCTAGGCTTACTATTTTTATGATGTTAAACATCAACAATAACGTAGCAAGGAGAGTAAATGTAGAACCAATAATACCCCATATCGATAACCATCTTGGGATAAGTCTAATTTTATATAGGCAATAATAGAGTATTAAGCCACCAATACTCCATGGCAATATCATTCCTATATGATTTAGAATATCTCTGCCTTGTCTAAGCAATTCAGCAGTTATTTCAAAATGCGATAAGTCGGCTTGGCCGACCGCAATATAACTCTGACTCAGCCACAATAAAAGAAGAAAAGGGACTATAGCAACAAAGAGAAATCCCGCTCCAATAATCCTTAAGCCGAAATAGCCCAACGCTAGATTTTTGTTGTATTTTTTAATTATTGGATATAATATCACTGCTATGCTTACATATACTACTGCCATTGCTGCTTGGGAAAAGGTTGCTATCATAACTTGTATTTCGATCTCTGCTAATTTCACAAGGTAATCAGGATATTCTAACGCTGGAACTGAACTTAATATTCCAAATACAAAACTGAATAGTAACAGTAGTCCAAGAACGGTAGCAGTTCTTCTGTTTGATTTCATGATTATTCGCTCCTCTAAAACAAGTAAATCGACTTCCTTGTTTACTAATATATAAAGCCACGTCACTAATTATTAGATACTTAAGTACTAATATAGGTATTTTTCAAGAACACCTATTACAAATGAAATAAAAATTACTTCTAGGGAATTAAAAAAGGGCCCTCAGATAATTGAGGCACCCATATTAAAACAACATATATTTTATAATAGTCCCAACTCACGAGCTCTCTTAACAGCTTCTGTCCTTCTTTTCACTTCAAGTTTTCCGAATATATTTTGATTATACCCCTTCACAGTACTTAATGCTAAAAACAACTTTTTACCAATTTCTTGATTAGAGAGTCCTTCAGCAATTAACCTTAATACATCTAGTTCACGTTCACTTAACGGTTCCATTAATTCATGAATTACCTTAGAAGAAGCTTCTATTGCCGAACGTAAACGCAATACAAAATCTGGACTTGATTCATATACCAATGGTTCAGATAATAATCTGTAAATTGGTAGCCCTTCATCCACAAAAACCTGAAAATACCCTTCACGCTCTGCTAAAAGGATTGCTTTTTTAAGAGATTTCCTCGCTAACACTAAATCATTATTAACCTCATGAGCTAAAGCCTCTAAGATAAGAATTTCCACTATACTTCCTATTCTATTACCTTTGTTAGCTTCTATTAATAAAGTGTCTAGAAGTTTTACAGCTTTACTTAGTGATTTTCTATGTCCATATTTTCTAAAGGATGCGATTTTAATTCTTACCAAGGTGATAAGCATAAACTCTTGAAGATAGCACGGATCTCCTTCTATAGCTTGATTATGCTCTCTTATGCATTCCTTTGCTTCATATATTTTCCCCTGTTTTATTAACCGTATTGTCAAAACTTTATATAGAAATAGGCTATTAAATCCTAGTTTAAAGGGCTTTATAAGCAAAAAACTTGCCACCCCCTGAATTTTGTAGATAATTGAGGTTACCACACACCCAACATCCCAAAAGAAAGGAAAGTGACAAGTTGTTACCTCAAATTATAACCTATTTACTTACTTTTATAAACTACCAAGAACAAGTAATTCGAACGCTCCTTACCCTTTTAATCGGGAAGAGCATGTTTGATAAACCGACTGAGGCTCCAGTTAATAAACCTTATCGCAAGCTTCAAGTTGATGATCTACCGATCATTGAAGTTCCAAAAAAACTAGATTTTCAAGTTTTATTAACCGAGCATCTTGAGTCTAAAGGTAAACCTCTCAAACCAGTACAAAGACGGTCGAATTCAACACCCGTTCCTTCATCAATGAAATGTCCTACGTGTGGTGCTCCAGCTGAGTATTTATATGCGAACAATGGAGCGAAAGGACAATATCAATGTAAGGTGTGTTCGTGCCTTTTCAGTGAGAAAAATCGTTATCTCAAGGAAGCAATCCTGAAATGCCCTCACTGTTCAAAAACACTCGAAAAAGTGAAAGAAAGAAAAGACTTCCATGTGTACAAGTGTAAAAACGACGCTTGTTCTTATTACCAACAGAAACGTAATGCGATGACTCAAAAAGAGAAAAATCGGTTCAAAGAAGATCCTCAAGCCTTTAAACTTCGCTATATTTACCGCCAGTTTCACATTGATTTTCAACCATTAGCGAAGCATTCACCAAAGAGACCGAGAGTTGATCTATCAAGAATTTATGTGTCTCCACATACGCTTGGACTGATTTTGACTTATCACGTCAATTATGGACTTTCAGCCCGTAAAACAGCAGCGTTGATGAAAGATGTACACGGTGTTTCAATTTCTCATCAAAGCATTTTAAACTACGAAAACAGTGTGGCATTGTGGTTGAAACCGTATATTGATCACTATCCTTACGAACTCTCAGATCAATTTTGTGGTGACGAAACATACATCCGCGTAAATGGCCGTTGGCATTACCTGTTTTTCTTTTTTGATGCCGTGAAGAAAGTCATTCTCTCTTATCCTGTGTCACCTAATCGAGATACAGCTACAGCTATTAAAGCGATAGACGAAGTGTTGTTAAAGCTTAGGAAAATCCCAGAAAACCTAACTTTCGTTGTCGATGGCAATCCCATTTACTTATTAGCACAACACTTTTATGCCCAGCACCAAATCCCGTTTGAGGTCATTCAGGTAATTGGCTTAACGAACGAAGACGAGGTGTCAAAAGAATATCGACCTCTCAAACAAATTATCGAGCGGCTAAATCGTACCTTTAAAGGAAACTATCGATCCACTCATGGTTTCGGTTCAGAACATGGTTCTGTTTCTTTTGTGACCTTGTTCGTTGCTTACTTTAACTTTTTAAGACCACATTCAGCTTTGGAAGGAAAAGTACCAGTAACAATTCCTGAGTTAGAGAAGCTTCCAAACATGCCTGCTAGATGGACAACTCTTATTGGTCTTGCCCAGGATTGGATAAGTAAGCAAACTGCCTAACTTTTGTTTAGCTGAGCCCTTCCTAGCCATCGGCGGAGCGCACTCTTGACAAACCGAACTTGCCAATGGTTTAAAATGGAAGTACCAAGGGCTTATTTAGCTATGCCTTCTTTTGTCCTCTTCGCCCTTGTTAAACCTCTCGCTAAACCATTGGCGTGTTTGTCAAGAGCGATGGCGGGAGCTACCACCAGATTAATTGGTAGAAAGTGTCATCAGCCTTTAGTTTTCATAGAACTTTTGACACTACCTTATTAACGTCCTAGCCTTTAATGCATAAAGTGGCTGTATAACAGGCAAAGGACTCTTTATATAATGTTTTCCAGCTTCGTTAAAGTAATCAATGGCTCTGTCCAAATCACCATTGCTATCCATTAACTTTGCTTGTTGAATATACCAATGGTATCGCCAATCTAGTAAGGATCTTTTCTCACCCTCCTCTAAGCTCTGTTGAAGATACCTCTCAGATTCATGAAAATCACCCATTATTAACTTTAATTTACTCAGACCTAAGTAATGACTTGCCGTTGCAATCTTAACCGTTCCCTCTCCCTTAATGGAAGACCGTAATCCTTTCTCATATAGCCTCATTGCCTCATAAAGCTTACCTTCTTCCATTTTAATTTCTGCTAAAAGAACTTCCAACGTCAAATCAGACACAGAACTATTGGATATAGTAGTATACGCTTCCTCCAATTCACCCTTTGCCCATTTTGCTAAACCTAGCAATATCTGAACAATTCCTTTCCTATTATTATCTATTTTAGGAATGTGACCCATTGCAACTTTTGCATATTTTAATGTAGAATCCATATCACCCTGAACTATGGCATAGTATGCCCGTGCAGTAGCAATTGTAGCGGGCAGAAGTCTATATTCATCATGGTCTACAACAACAATATCCAGAAGATCTCCTTCATTAGCAGAAATTCTATCCATACAACTTTCTGCATCTTGAAGTCTATCCTCGAACTCCTCAATTTCTCCTGTATCAAGGAGTGCCCAGGCATAACCCACACTAAGGACTGGTCTATTATAGATCATTTCATTAGGAAGCATTTTCACCCACTTAAGCCAGGTGGCTGCCTGTAGGCTTTTGTCCATACTTGACCATGATAACTCGATTAAGGCAGCAGCTCTTTCATAATCGTTTGCAGCCAGTGCATGATGAATAGCTTCACTTGTCAGTCCATTACTTTCAAACCAGCAGCTGGCACGAATATGTAATACAGCAACACTCTCACCTTCCTTAAGATTATTTTCAGAGTACTCCTTTAATAGCCTTTGTCTTAGCAAATCAGCGAATAGATGGTGATAGCGATACCACTCCTGTTCACCATCCAAAGGAATAATAAATAAATTAGACTTTTGAAGATACTCTAGATATTCTTGTCCAGAAATACTAGAGTCAAGGATTATCGCATCACACAGGGAATCACATAAACGTTCGAGTATTGAGGTTTGTAATAAAAAAGACTGTATCTTCGGACCTAGTTGTTTTAGAACCTCTTCTAACAGATAATCAGCTATAAAATTATGGTTACCGGTAAAGGATTTAATAAAACCTTCCGTATCGCTCCTACCTTTCATTGAAATAGCGGCCAATTGCAACCCAGCAATCCACCCTTCGGTACGAGCCCCCAATGTAGAAATATCCTTATCAGCAATGTTTAGACTCATTACTTCATTAAGGAACTCTGCGGCTTCTGAATAAGTAAAACGTAAATCCTTGGCACGTATTTCTATTAATTGATTTTTAGCTCTCAAACTTGCTAAGGGAAAAGTGGGATCTTCTCGGGTAGTCATAACTAAATGCATAGTGACTGGCATATGATTGAGTATATAAATAAGCGACTGATTCACCAAGCTATTTTCGATAACATGATAATCATCAAATATAAGCATGAAACTCTTTTGTATAGTTGCTATTTCATTGATTAATAAAGTTAAAACTGATTCTATTCCTAATGTTTTCAGATTCTGAAGCACTTCTGAACACTCTTCCCAGAGGTCCCCCTTAACAGTTCTTAATGCTGCAACTAAATAAATTATAAATTGTGTTATCTCATTGTCTTTTTTATCTAAAGATAACCATGCAACAGATACTCTACTATTGGTGATCCATTCTGTTAC
This window harbors:
- a CDS encoding DDE-type integrase/transposase/recombinase; protein product: MLPQIITYLLTFINYQEQVIRTLLTLLIGKSMFDKPTEAPVNKPYRKLQVDDLPIIEVPKKLDFQVLLTEHLESKGKPLKPVQRRSNSTPVPSSMKCPTCGAPAEYLYANNGAKGQYQCKVCSCLFSEKNRYLKEAILKCPHCSKTLEKVKERKDFHVYKCKNDACSYYQQKRNAMTQKEKNRFKEDPQAFKLRYIYRQFHIDFQPLAKHSPKRPRVDLSRIYVSPHTLGLILTYHVNYGLSARKTAALMKDVHGVSISHQSILNYENSVALWLKPYIDHYPYELSDQFCGDETYIRVNGRWHYLFFFFDAVKKVILSYPVSPNRDTATAIKAIDEVLLKLRKIPENLTFVVDGNPIYLLAQHFYAQHQIPFEVIQVIGLTNEDEVSKEYRPLKQIIERLNRTFKGNYRSTHGFGSEHGSVSFVTLFVAYFNFLRPHSALEGKVPVTIPELEKLPNMPARWTTLIGLAQDWISKQTA
- a CDS encoding NAD(P)-dependent oxidoreductase, producing MRVLVLGASGATGKQVVRQLIKKQINTRVLIRKTAVLPKDVEENPLVEILKGNINELDDYEMKHLLRECNVIISCLGHNVTPKGMFGKPRYLVFDTIKRVSELAKNKADEKIKLILMSTTGYTNILSGETKSIGEKIIDSFLKLLLPPHRDNLKAANYLITEIGEKDETIEWVLVRPDTLVNHDEVSSYEICELPTRSPIFNAGKTSRINVSHFMTELVTVDKTWKDWQFKTPVVYNKIDE
- a CDS encoding DUF4386 domain-containing protein, with the translated sequence MKSNRRTATVLGLLLLFSFVFGILSSVPALEYPDYLVKLAEIEIQVMIATFSQAAMAVVYVSIAVILYPIIKKYNKNLALGYFGLRIIGAGFLFVAIVPFLLLLWLSQSYIAVGQADLSHFEITAELLRQGRDILNHIGMILPWSIGGLILYYCLYKIRLIPRWLSIWGIIGSTFTLLATLLLMFNIIKIVSLAYFIFNAPLALCELILAFYLLVRGFNPIEKNQNEKGSRI
- a CDS encoding LuxR C-terminal-related transcriptional regulator; its protein translation is MVTSIIYKIQGVASFLLIKPFKLGFNSLFLYKVLTIRLIKQGKIYEAKECIREHNQAIEGDPCYLQEFMLITLVRIKIASFRKYGHRKSLSKAVKLLDTLLIEANKGNRIGSIVEILILEALAHEVNNDLVLARKSLKKAILLAEREGYFQVFVDEGLPIYRLLSEPLVYESSPDFVLRLRSAIEASSKVIHELMEPLSERELDVLRLIAEGLSNQEIGKKLFLALSTVKGYNQNIFGKLEVKRRTEAVKRARELGLL
- a CDS encoding SRPBCC family protein, encoding MKTIEYSVVINKPITEVFRYLEDLNNRPNWEPGVVSVEILNGKYEEPGSTIQITNQALGKKMETIAEVIEYKENEHVICRAQKPFFHEVSNLYEDLNGQTKFTRKATADFDRQGGVTKLASSLIVKKLEKSFQKTVLTAKEVLEKN